The following are from one region of the Candidatus Krumholzibacteriota bacterium genome:
- a CDS encoding sigma 54-interacting transcriptional regulator, whose product MKKDGPESSEDFFAEVDGDLGDLERSDTTKNNASLATELEKTIRRLSKLEMLSDITKNLNSTLNLNDLLADIIDSVIKLADADRGFLMLSDRDDTLQFRIARDMKEHSLKQKDFEVSHSIISDVYEKGEPLYISNVTENEQFKDQKSVIDLRLNTAVCVPLKLEDRVIGVIYTDSIRLTNELSEDDIPIIMAFASQAAIAIENARLHGELILSKENLANENRILRYELSEKYEFSGIIGKSKSMQDIFRMISKIGPLETTVLINGETGTGKELIAKAIHFNGPRKEKQMVTINCGAMPAELLESELFGHKKGSFTGATSDKPGLFETAHGGSIFLDEIGDMPVQLQVKLLRTLQEGEIRRIGENETRKVDVRVIAATNRDLADDINKGLFRQDLFYRLNVVPVHIPPLRDRQDDILPLTEHFLKKYSSKMDKHNIQIVPETMNLLISNKWPGNVRELENTIERALALCGDSKILSKEFFPQFSDLPEYSDNKNKQGSLKQKLSAVEKQIIIDVLRDTGGKVTHAAKILDVTRQHLHNRIKFHGIRRN is encoded by the coding sequence ATGAAAAAGGATGGACCTGAAAGCTCGGAAGATTTCTTTGCAGAAGTCGATGGGGATCTGGGAGATCTTGAACGATCAGATACGACAAAAAACAACGCATCTCTGGCGACTGAACTCGAAAAAACCATTCGTCGGCTATCCAAACTCGAAATGTTGTCCGATATCACAAAGAACCTCAATTCGACTCTTAACCTGAATGATCTGCTCGCTGATATCATAGATTCAGTCATCAAGCTCGCTGATGCCGACCGGGGCTTTCTCATGCTTTCTGACAGAGACGATACCCTGCAGTTTCGAATAGCGAGGGACATGAAAGAGCACTCGTTGAAACAAAAAGATTTTGAGGTAAGCCACAGCATAATAAGCGATGTCTATGAAAAGGGAGAACCTCTGTATATTTCCAATGTCACTGAAAATGAGCAGTTCAAGGACCAGAAAAGTGTAATAGACTTGAGACTTAATACAGCTGTCTGCGTGCCTCTTAAACTCGAGGACCGGGTAATAGGAGTCATATATACCGATTCGATAAGACTCACGAATGAGTTGTCTGAAGATGATATCCCGATCATCATGGCTTTTGCGTCCCAGGCCGCTATAGCAATTGAAAACGCAAGGCTTCATGGTGAATTGATCCTCTCAAAAGAAAACCTCGCCAACGAAAATCGCATACTGAGATATGAGTTATCGGAAAAATACGAGTTTTCAGGAATCATAGGTAAAAGTAAATCGATGCAGGATATCTTCAGAATGATCAGCAAGATCGGGCCACTTGAAACGACAGTACTTATAAATGGAGAAACAGGTACAGGAAAAGAACTTATAGCCAAAGCGATTCATTTCAACGGGCCTCGAAAAGAAAAACAGATGGTGACGATTAACTGCGGCGCAATGCCTGCAGAGCTTCTCGAAAGCGAGTTGTTCGGACATAAGAAGGGATCCTTCACCGGAGCGACAAGCGACAAACCAGGCCTTTTCGAAACGGCCCACGGTGGCAGCATTTTTCTTGATGAGATCGGAGACATGCCTGTTCAACTTCAGGTAAAATTACTTCGAACCCTACAGGAGGGAGAAATCAGGAGGATCGGAGAGAATGAGACCCGGAAAGTAGATGTCAGGGTCATTGCTGCCACTAACAGGGATCTGGCCGACGATATAAACAAAGGGCTTTTCCGGCAGGACCTCTTCTACAGACTGAATGTCGTCCCTGTTCATATACCTCCTCTCAGAGACAGGCAGGATGATATTCTTCCTTTAACTGAACATTTTTTGAAAAAGTATTCTTCAAAAATGGATAAACATAATATTCAGATCGTCCCTGAAACAATGAACCTTCTTATCTCTAACAAATGGCCGGGAAATGTCCGTGAACTCGAAAATACAATCGAACGCGCGCTTGCATTATGCGGTGATTCAAAAATACTGTCTAAAGAATTTTTCCCCCAGTTTTCCGATCTCCCTGAATATTCAGACAATAAGAACAAACAGGGCTCATTGAAACAAAAACTCTCAGCTGTGGAAAAACAAATCATCATAGACGTATTAAGGGACACCGGAGGAAAAGTCACTCACGCAGCGAAGATTCTTGACGTAACACGCCAGCATCTGCATAACAGGATAAAATTCCATGGTATAAGAAGAAATTGA
- a CDS encoding sensor histidine kinase, whose amino-acid sequence MQRDRHSITFIYLMLQLNLEFGENGTSVALRKDASDITFIFILLYADDEVISKTRVICLAKYCFIPAQIQDCQVKITINSRHQLGNPYSAGNFPARKSRNMNDEDLLRYIENLEDIIARKQERILSLNARSGTDERSKCMAYSMSQSVNQIRKESDRLKNELKRIYAITENQRRSEDPPPKESLSCLAGFLEQLFYHTKILHQLLDNIQKNRWTSAPGFNTSDLNKSVRYWIDRVRKSYSGDIKLSIRSRLNNHIPELSMTESELFQIIYHLLMNAIEALIEGRDGEISVRTDLVGEYVLLEVMDNGYGIRTEIRRKIFDQSYTTKNIGTYDNIHTGVGLYIIEKIVSNCGGKIEVESNQGIGSVFSIFLPIERKQTDRPGRHDNT is encoded by the coding sequence ATGCAAAGAGATCGTCACTCTATCACCTTTATTTACTTAATGTTACAGCTTAATTTAGAATTTGGTGAAAATGGCACATCAGTTGCGTTGAGAAAGGATGCCAGTGATATAACTTTTATATTCATACTGCTTTACGCAGACGACGAGGTAATATCGAAAACCCGGGTAATTTGCCTGGCAAAGTACTGTTTCATCCCTGCCCAGATTCAGGATTGTCAGGTGAAAATTACAATAAATTCTAGGCATCAGTTGGGGAATCCTTACAGCGCGGGGAATTTTCCTGCAAGAAAAAGCCGGAACATGAATGATGAAGACCTGCTACGATATATTGAAAATCTTGAAGATATAATAGCACGGAAGCAGGAGAGGATATTATCTTTGAACGCCAGATCAGGAACTGATGAACGTTCCAAGTGCATGGCATATAGTATGTCCCAGTCTGTCAATCAGATCAGGAAAGAGTCTGACAGGCTCAAAAACGAGCTAAAGAGAATATATGCCATAACTGAAAATCAACGAAGATCCGAAGATCCTCCACCGAAAGAATCTCTTTCCTGCCTGGCCGGTTTCCTAGAACAATTGTTCTACCATACAAAGATTCTTCACCAGCTGCTGGACAATATCCAGAAAAATCGATGGACCAGTGCTCCTGGATTCAACACCTCAGATCTTAATAAATCGGTCCGATACTGGATCGACCGGGTTAGAAAATCGTACAGTGGGGATATAAAACTATCGATCAGATCACGCCTGAATAACCATATCCCTGAGCTCTCCATGACTGAAAGCGAACTTTTCCAGATAATCTACCACCTGCTGATGAATGCTATCGAGGCACTCATTGAGGGAAGGGATGGGGAGATCTCCGTCAGAACCGATCTTGTAGGAGAATACGTACTCCTTGAAGTGATGGATAACGGATATGGAATCAGGACCGAAATAAGACGAAAAATATTTGATCAAAGTTATACGACGAAAAATATCGGCACTTATGACAACATACATACAGGAGTTGGACTCTATATAATAGAAAAAATAGTCTCTAACTGCGGAGGAAAGATCGAAGTCGAAAGCAATCAGGGAATAGGATCTGTTTTCAGCATTTTTCTGCCAATAGAGAGAAAACAAACAGATCGTCCGGGTCGCCACGATAATACATGA